The genomic stretch GAGTGATATCCTCAAAGCCGGCGACAGCGGTCTTGGTCTCGGCATGAATCTGGGTATGGGCCTAACAGGAAAAGGAGTCGGCCTGGGTGTCCTGGGGTCAATCATGAACTGGAATGACTTCAGCCTGGGAATGACAGTCAGAGATGCAGGTAACACCGTTCTGGCGGTTTCCAGGCCTGTGGATGTCAGCGAAGGCATGGACAAATTGTTCACCCTCTCCGGGTTTTCCCTGGAGGAGGGTTCGGCAGATACGCTGACTGTGCCTATGATAATTGATGCTGGTCTCCACTATTCTTTTGGAAAGCCCCTTGTTTGGGGGCTGCAGCCGGATATTTATCTGGAAATCGGGGACATATTACATACACCGAAAGGTCTTGAAATCCTTGAAAACCTGCGGGGCGGCATTGAATTTACTGCTCCCGTCCCGGTTGCTATCAGGACAGGCTACAACGCAGGGGGCCTGAGTTTAGGCTTGGGCTGCCAACTGCCGATACTGAATATAGATATCTCCTGCTACCGGATGCCTGCGGTTGACGGAGCGGAAGAAGGAAGGCACGGTTTTGCTCTGGAAGGAAGAATTGAGTTTTAAACCTGGATTCACGATATAAGGAGGGGAGTATGAACAGAATCAGGGTCTCCCGCCGCGTTTCAGCATTTATAATTTTTCTGGTGCTGTTGATCCCGGGCCTCCTGGTTTTAACGGGATGCCAGGAGGTATTTACCTACAGTCTGTTCGAAGGGATGCAGCGGGACTTTTCATCTCTCCCAAGGGAACAGAAGATACGCTACGCTAAAGATGTTCTGGCTTCCGGTGATTCATCCGCGATGGCTGAAATTTACGACGAGATAGTGGCAATGGCCGCTGAAGACCCGGAACTCTACCTGCTGGCGGCAGACCTGGCAATGGGGGCTTCCGGGATTAGCGATGTGATCGGAGATTTTATGTCTGATCCGGACTCTTTTGATTACGAATCGGATCTTGCGTCCGTTGACCTCGTAATGCTATCCAACGTGGCGGATAACGTGCTTGCCGCCGAGACAGCGGGCTTAAGCGGAATAAGCGAGGAGCACTATGCAGCCGCCGCGGGGGCGGAGATCCTGCAGTTTCTTGAAGGCGGGGGTGATTTGGGCACCGTTGACTGGAGTAACAGTACTACTGCTGCAGCTTCCGGACCTGAAATAGAAAATGCTTACAATTTCTTAATAAGCGCCGGGCAGAATCCGGCTGAATTCTCCGACATCTTTGGCAGCTAAGGGAGGCATGGTGAATCGCATAGTTTTTCTGCTGCTGTCAATTTCTTTGGCAGCTCCGTTATTCTCCATTGATCTGCACACCGAACGGAGTATACAGATCCCCTCTGCCCGTATGGCTGCCATGGGGGGCTACCATGCTGCCCTGGCGGACGACGTCAGTGTGCTGTTCAGTAATCCTGCTGGATTCAGAATTCCCGAACCGGAGCTCTCGGTTTCCGAATTGACCCTGAATCTTTCCGGGCCCATCTTCGATATGGCCAACCTATTTCTTGAGGGTGGTGACCTGCTGAATAATCCCAAGACCTATGAGATTTTCAACAGTCTCTATTCAGGTATGGAACTGCTGGGACCTGTCGCCGTGGCTTTTGTCGGCGACGGAGTCGGATTCGGTATCCATAACCATACATCCACTATCATCAAAAGCCCCAGCAGTACTGATTTTGAGACTACTGTAATGGAAGAGTTTGTTCTTACCGGTGGCTACAGTTTCAGGGTTCCCTCCTTTGAAGGTACCATTCATACCCTGGATCTGGGTTTGAGCATGAAAGGATTCTTGCGAGGCGAGGGAGGCTTTACCTATTCCCTGTTACTTATAAACGACTTTATGGACAGCCTTGGACCGGGCCTTCTCATGGATGAGCCCTATGCCAATATTACCGGAATTGGCTTTGATCTTGGTCTTCTGTACAGTTACGGCGATGCAGTTTCATTCGGCCTGGTAGGACAGGATGTCTTCAGCCCGACTCTTCGCTCAAGTTATGCAAGTCTGCAGGATTACCTTGACGGAAACGATACGATAGACAAGGAGAACGGTGTACTGCCGTTTCAGCTGCATGCTGGTCTCAGATACGCACCGCCCCTGGGGCCTTTGTCACCCTACTTCAGCAGCCTGGATCTCTATTTTGATTACAGGGATATGCTGGACTTTCTGTTCTTCCCTGAGCTGGCAACCAATCCTGTTCTGCATCTTAGTCTGGGAGCGGAATTTCAGATGCTCGAAATCCTTTCCTTAAGGACCGGGTTGTACCAGGGGCTGCTTGCTGCGGGATTGGGAGTGGATTTGAATTTTGCCACCCTGAATATGGCCATGTACGGAACTGAACAGTCTCTTGAGCCGGGTATGCAGACCGTCTATAACGTAATAGTAGGTCTTGAGTTTCGGTACTGATTTTAGCGCCTCTTAGTTGACATTATTTTTTGATGTGTGCTATATTCCCCCTCACATGAGGGGCCGCTAGCTCAGCTGGTAGAGCAACGCCCTTTTAAGGCGTGGGTCACTGGTTCGAACCCAGTGCGGCTCATTAAGTCGGGGTGATCCGGCTTATGCCGCAAGAGATCGACTCTTTCCGCCAGTGGTCATGAGTAGGCTCTTGCGCATCTAGTCTCCTTCGTCTAGTGGTTAGGACACCGGGTTTTCATCCGGCAACAGGGGTTCGACTCCCCTAGGAGATGGAAAACAGAAAGGCTGTTCGGGGTACACCCGTGCAGCCTTTCTGTTTATAAAACCCGATAAATACTGCCATCTTCTTTCAATCTGTTTAAGTGTTTGATATACTCGGTTTATATATATCTAACGACTGTAAGGATCAACGGATGAACAAGGTTGTACTTACCGCCTCCGATCTGGACGGCTATTTGACTGACAGTGATAAAAACCGGCTCAATGAAATGGAGTCTTACTACAAACAGGCCCTGGAAATCAGTGCAGGCCTATCCGAGACTCTTAATCCGGAGGAGCGGGAAGCGGGAAAGGAATCTCTCATATCCATTTACAATACTATGGGTAATTTTATGCAGGAGATTACCAGCAGGGAAGAAAAGATCAAGGTCTATCCCTTTGACACTCCCCGGGAAAACCATGGTGAAGCTTCCCGTCTGATCGCCAAACTGCGGGACATCGATACCCAGCAGCACGAGTTTATCTACTATATTCAGCGTGCCTACGAGCTGCTTTTCAACCTGGCGTTCTCCGGCTGGGATTCAAGCAAAAGAAACTATTTTATTAAAAAGACACCGGTTACGGCTCCGGTACAAAACTATGCTGTACATAAAATCCCGGACGTGGATGAGCACATTAACAATTCGGTTATGTGTGTAATGCTGCGGGGGGCGCTGCTGCCTTCCATGATAATGAGCAAAGAGGTTGAGGAGTACAGTTCCAACGGCTATGTTACCCCCTTTGCACTTTTCAGGATACAGCGGGACGACTCAAAGAAAGAACGGAACATGGAATATCTACTGGATCTGGACCGCTCCTTCTTTGACCTTGAGACCCTTGATGGGAAGGACCTGATCTTTGCGGACCCCATGAATGCTACCGGCGGAAGTCTGGTTACCATAGTCAAGTATCTATTAGAGCAGGGGATTAAACCGCGATCCATACTCTTTTTCAACGTAATATCCGCCCTGAAAGGTTCTCTCCGTATCGTTCGGGCCATAGAAAATGCCTATGTCTATACCCTGTGGATGGATCCGGTTCTGAACGATAAAGCCTACATTCTTCCCGGACTCGGGGATGCCGGTGATCGCCTGAACGGGCCTGATGCTCATGATGCACCACGAAATATAATCCAGCTTATTGCCGATTACGGGTCGAGCGTGACCTCTCTGTATCGGTCGCAGGTACGGGAAATTGAAGCGACAGTACTGGGGCGTTAGCCTTTTCCTGCTTCTTCTCCTCCTCGGCAGCTGTACCTCTGTCTCCAACAATGAGGCGGCGCAGGCATATTATAATCTCGGAAACGCCTATTTTGATCTTGGTCAGCTTAACGAGTCAAAGAGGGCGTATCAGCGGGCTCTTGAGCTGGACCCGTCCCTGGCTGCCGCGACATATAATCTGGCGCGTATTTATATAGAAGACAGACGCTTCGATGATGCTGAAGGAATCCTTCTTTCGCTGCTGGAAACCGACCCGGGAAATACACTACTCCATGAGACCCTGGGCTGGCTGGAATTCCGCCGTGGACGCTACCAGGAGGCGGCCGACCGATACCGGGGAGCTCTGGAACTGGCTGAAGGGAATGCTGCGGCCTGGTATAATCTGGGCCGTATTCTCGAAACCACAGGAGAAACCGGGAAGGCTGTAGACGCGTACAGGGAGGCTGTCTATTACGAACCGGATGTTCTTTTGTACAGAATCAGTCTTGGGAAAGCCCATTATCTTCTTGAAGATTATTTGAAAACCGTTGATCTTTTATATCCTGTCTATTCATCAGGAAACCGTGATCTCCGGCTGATGGTCCTGCTGTTGAAAAATCTTGTAGCAGCTGAGGAATATCCGGCAGCTCTTGAAGTTGCCAATGCCGGGATAGATTCCTGGGAAGCTGAGGCGCCTGAAGAACGTCAGGATGCAACGAAGGCGGAAATCCTGTTCTATAAAGCCTTCACCCTGCTGCTGGGTTTCGAAAATACCGCCGAGGGTCTTTCCATGCTTCAGGACAGCCTCGATTCAGGATACAGCGATACGGATAACCTGTTGTTATTTTACGAGTATCCGGATATTCCCGGTTTCGAAGAGATACAGGAAATGCTGGAGGATAAAAAAGTGGCGCCGAAGGAAGCTTCAGCGCCGCAGGGAGAATAGTCAAGCCCGGAGGGCTTTAAGGGTTGCCGTAAGTACCTGGTCAGGACTGCCGGCCGCATCAATATCTGTTTTAATACCTTTTTTCTGATAATAATCAATAAGCGGCTGAGTCTGCCGGTAGTAGACCTCGAGGCGGTTTTTAATCGCTTCCGGAGCATCGTCCTGACGGGTATACAGCTTGCCGCCGCAGCTGTCGCAGATTCCTTCTTTTATAGGAGCTGCGAACTTGACGTGATAGGTTGCACCGCAGTTTTTACAGACCCTGCGTCCGGAAAGCCGATCGATCAGCACTTCATCTGCCACGGAAAAATTTACTGCTGTGTCCAGGTCTGTAATCGTGTCCAGGGCTTCTGCCTGGGGGCTAGTCCTGGGAAAACCGTCAAGAATAAAGGCCTTTTTGGTATCATCCTGGTTTAACCTTTCCTGAACAAGGGCAACAGTTACATCATCGGGAACCAGTTCTCCGGAATCGAGTATGGACTTTACTTTCTTTCCCAGTTCAGTTTGATCTTTGATTGCTTTGCGGAACAAATCCCCGGTAGAGATATGAGGTATTCCAAGCTCTTCGCTGATTTTTACAGCAACAGTTCCTTTTCCGGCCCCAGGCGGGCCGAGAAACACTAGGTTCATCGTTATTCCTCCGTAGTAACATTTGCCTTTTTACAGGCGCTGCTGCAATAAGGAGTATCGGTATCGGGTAGAAAAAACTCTCCGCAAACCGGACAGCGGCGATATTGCCGTGCACATTCGAGGGAACAGAACTGCTCCATCTGTACCTTTTCTATATCGACGTAACGGCCGCAGTTTCTGCATCGATAGTATACCGGACCTGATTGCATGAAGATATGGTACCATGCAAGCCAAAGAGATGTCATTAGAGAGTGTTCTGTCCCGCGCTTTTTTATGAAAAAACTTGTCTGGATGAAGAAAATCCACTATCTTAATATATGGAGGATATATGAGTTTTCAGGAAAAGTTTAAACAAACTGTATCAAAGGGACTGGAACATTCCCGGTCTTTTTTCAGTTCCGCCAAGGATAAAGCAAAGGAACTGGGTGATGTAGGAATCCTCCGTTTTGAAATCCACCAGTTGGAAGAGAAGATAAAAAAGCAGGAGCAGCTGCTTGGGCACCAGACCTATGAATTGCTGGCAGTTGAAGGCAAACAGAGCCTGACCAGGCGCAGTGCCGGAGTCAAAGAGATCATCGAGGCCTTGGAGGATCTGCAAACCCAGCTTACGGGAAAACGGGTAGTCCTGGAGGATGTTGAAGCTCGTGAAGGGGCTGCTGCGGAAGCTTCGGAAAGAGAAGTTGAAGACGAAAGCAATTATAAAAAGCGTACTGAATAATAGTCATTTCGGTCTTTGCAAATATTGATATTTTTCTTCAAGTAATGGTTGACACAAATTAGCGGTGATGGTATAACTGCGATCACGCTGAAGCGCTGGGGTGATGAGCACTGGGGAACGGAAGCGTGAAATGATCTTTGTAATACGGGTAACAGTGAATCCGGCCCTCTTGGTACGAGAAGAGAAAAGGGGAACGGTGCGGCGAAAGGGAAGCTGCACGGCCTTGGGCGACGGGAAGAGGTGTTGCGAAAACCTGCGAAAAGAGAAGGGGCGAAGAAGACCGTTTTTTTTATCTGGATGCGGAAACGCAGAAAGGGTAGAATAAAAGAAGCGGGAACCTTTGATTGATTCCAATAAATAGTCGAAAGCGGAAGCGAAATATTTGAGTAATCGGACTTTAGAAGTGGTAAATTAAGGAGGCTCTTAATTGAGTCTTATTTATATCACGGAGAGTTTGATCCTGGCTCAGAACGAACGCTGGCGGCGCGTTTTAAGCATGCAAGTCGAGCGGTAAGCAGTCTTCGGACTGCCTAGAGCGGCGAACGGGTGAGTAACACGTAGATGATCTACCTTGAGGTTGGGGATAGCCTGTGGAAACACAGGGTAATACCGGATGAGCCCTACGGGGGAAAGGTGCCAAGGCACCGCCTTAGGATGAGTCTGGCGGCTCATTAGTTAGTTGGTGGGGTAAAGGCCTACCAAGGCGACGATGAGTAGCCGGCCTGAGAGGGTGGACGGCCACACTGGGACTGAGACACGGCCCAGACTCCTACGGGAGGCAGCAGCTAAGAATCTTCCGCAATGGGCGCAAGCCTGACGGAGCGACGCCGCGTGAACGAAGAAGGCCGT from Marispirochaeta sp. encodes the following:
- a CDS encoding uracil phosphoribosyltransferase, translated to MNKVVLTASDLDGYLTDSDKNRLNEMESYYKQALEISAGLSETLNPEEREAGKESLISIYNTMGNFMQEITSREEKIKVYPFDTPRENHGEASRLIAKLRDIDTQQHEFIYYIQRAYELLFNLAFSGWDSSKRNYFIKKTPVTAPVQNYAVHKIPDVDEHINNSVMCVMLRGALLPSMIMSKEVEEYSSNGYVTPFALFRIQRDDSKKERNMEYLLDLDRSFFDLETLDGKDLIFADPMNATGGSLVTIVKYLLEQGIKPRSILFFNVISALKGSLRIVRAIENAYVYTLWMDPVLNDKAYILPGLGDAGDRLNGPDAHDAPRNIIQLIADYGSSVTSLYRSQVREIEATVLGR
- a CDS encoding tetratricopeptide repeat protein; translation: MKRQYWGVSLFLLLLLLGSCTSVSNNEAAQAYYNLGNAYFDLGQLNESKRAYQRALELDPSLAAATYNLARIYIEDRRFDDAEGILLSLLETDPGNTLLHETLGWLEFRRGRYQEAADRYRGALELAEGNAAAWYNLGRILETTGETGKAVDAYREAVYYEPDVLLYRISLGKAHYLLEDYLKTVDLLYPVYSSGNRDLRLMVLLLKNLVAAEEYPAALEVANAGIDSWEAEAPEERQDATKAEILFYKAFTLLLGFENTAEGLSMLQDSLDSGYSDTDNLLLFYEYPDIPGFEEIQEMLEDKKVAPKEASAPQGE
- a CDS encoding adenylate kinase → MNLVFLGPPGAGKGTVAVKISEELGIPHISTGDLFRKAIKDQTELGKKVKSILDSGELVPDDVTVALVQERLNQDDTKKAFILDGFPRTSPQAEALDTITDLDTAVNFSVADEVLIDRLSGRRVCKNCGATYHVKFAAPIKEGICDSCGGKLYTRQDDAPEAIKNRLEVYYRQTQPLIDYYQKKGIKTDIDAAGSPDQVLTATLKALRA